From Streptomyces sp. NBC_00690, a single genomic window includes:
- the treY gene encoding malto-oligosyltrehalose synthase — MTPNATYRLQLQPSFPFAAAAAAVPYLASLGISHLHLSPVWEAVPGSTHGYDVTDPTRVRAELGGEEGLRALAATAREHGLGLVLDLVPNHMAAVPRYNPALWEVLREGPSSPYARWFDIDWAAGGDRVLLPVLGGPIGDELGALSVDGAELHYGDHRFPLRAGTEGLPLPALLDAQFYRLGWWRLARTELTYRRFFTVSELIGVRVEDPEVFDATHAKVVELVRDGVVSGLRIDHPDGLADPEGYLHRLDTATGGACWTVVEKILTGAEQLPATWPVAGTTGYDTLRHIDGLLTDPVGADALAGQFRRYANPAGDRGGYWDATVRRAAHRVVTRELAAETAALTRLAERACAEDMALRDHAPWALRAAVRELLVRVPVYRPYGSGDEVALPLKAAASARATFSVAEEAKAVDTVRDLALGRLGESPDRVAFRVRFAQTCSAVRAKAVEDTAFYRYTPLVSANEVGGDPGRPAVGPDEFHAHCARLARDWPTGGVVLTTHDTKRSADVRARIAVLSQCPERWEEFLRQITAETAHQEGGRAPDPQLAWVTWQTAIGFGFPYGERLRSALLKGAREAALQTGWTEPNPAYEQALADFVAAGPAGHPLHSVALFARALTPHVRAQVLAATLLQLTVPGVPDLYQGTERTYLALVDPDNRDPFTEEAADEKTALTCAALRLRAERPEVFGASGTYAPLAVRGAAAAHCVAYSRTGQVVVAVTRLSLRLERAGGWEDTEVLLPEGVWSDLLTAGRQLTGGPVRAADLFGPGPVALLVRAER, encoded by the coding sequence ATGACGCCCAATGCCACCTACCGCCTCCAGCTCCAGCCCTCCTTTCCGTTCGCCGCCGCCGCGGCGGCCGTGCCCTACCTCGCCTCCCTCGGCATCTCCCATCTGCATCTGTCACCGGTGTGGGAGGCGGTGCCGGGATCGACGCACGGGTACGACGTCACCGATCCGACCCGGGTGCGGGCGGAGCTGGGCGGTGAGGAGGGTCTGCGGGCACTCGCGGCCACGGCCCGCGAGCACGGCCTCGGGCTCGTGCTCGACCTGGTGCCGAACCACATGGCCGCGGTGCCGCGGTACAACCCCGCGCTGTGGGAGGTCCTGCGCGAGGGGCCGTCGTCGCCGTACGCACGCTGGTTCGACATCGACTGGGCCGCGGGCGGCGACCGGGTGCTGCTGCCGGTGCTCGGTGGGCCGATCGGGGACGAACTCGGGGCGCTGAGCGTCGACGGCGCCGAGCTGCACTACGGCGACCACCGGTTCCCGCTGCGGGCCGGCACCGAAGGACTGCCGCTGCCCGCGCTGCTGGACGCCCAGTTCTACCGGCTCGGCTGGTGGCGCCTGGCCCGCACGGAACTGACGTACCGAAGGTTCTTCACCGTCTCCGAGCTGATCGGGGTGCGGGTGGAGGACCCCGAGGTGTTCGACGCCACCCATGCGAAGGTCGTCGAACTGGTCCGCGACGGTGTCGTGAGCGGACTGCGGATCGACCACCCGGACGGGCTCGCCGACCCGGAGGGCTATCTCCATCGGCTCGACACGGCCACCGGTGGCGCCTGCTGGACCGTGGTCGAGAAGATCCTCACCGGCGCCGAGCAGCTGCCTGCGACCTGGCCGGTGGCGGGAACGACCGGGTACGACACGTTGCGGCACATCGACGGGCTCCTCACCGACCCGGTGGGCGCGGACGCGCTCGCCGGCCAATTCCGGCGGTACGCCAACCCGGCCGGTGATCGCGGCGGGTACTGGGATGCGACGGTCCGCCGCGCTGCCCACCGGGTCGTCACCCGGGAACTGGCGGCCGAGACAGCGGCGCTGACCCGATTGGCCGAGCGGGCGTGCGCCGAGGACATGGCCCTTCGGGACCATGCGCCGTGGGCGCTGCGCGCGGCGGTGCGCGAGCTGCTGGTGCGGGTACCGGTCTACCGCCCGTACGGCAGCGGGGACGAGGTGGCGCTGCCGTTGAAGGCGGCGGCGAGCGCCCGGGCGACCTTCTCGGTGGCCGAGGAGGCCAAGGCCGTGGACACCGTGCGGGATCTCGCCCTCGGACGACTCGGTGAAAGCCCTGACCGGGTCGCCTTCCGGGTGCGGTTCGCCCAGACCTGTTCCGCGGTGCGGGCCAAGGCCGTCGAGGACACCGCGTTCTACCGGTACACGCCGTTGGTCTCGGCCAACGAGGTCGGTGGCGATCCGGGACGGCCGGCGGTCGGGCCGGACGAGTTCCATGCGCACTGTGCGCGGCTGGCCCGTGACTGGCCCACCGGCGGTGTGGTGCTGACCACCCATGACACCAAGCGGAGCGCCGACGTCCGAGCGCGGATCGCGGTGCTGTCCCAGTGCCCGGAACGGTGGGAGGAGTTCTTGCGCCAGATCACCGCGGAGACCGCCCACCAGGAGGGGGGTAGGGCGCCCGACCCGCAGCTGGCGTGGGTCACCTGGCAGACTGCGATCGGATTCGGCTTCCCCTACGGGGAGCGACTGCGGTCCGCCCTGCTCAAAGGCGCTCGGGAGGCCGCCCTCCAGACCGGTTGGACCGAGCCGAACCCCGCCTATGAGCAGGCCCTCGCCGATTTCGTGGCCGCCGGCCCGGCCGGACATCCACTGCACTCGGTGGCCCTCTTCGCGCGGGCGCTGACTCCCCATGTACGGGCCCAGGTGCTGGCGGCGACCCTGCTCCAACTGACCGTGCCGGGGGTGCCCGACCTCTACCAGGGCACCGAACGCACCTATCTCGCCCTGGTTGATCCGGACAACCGGGACCCGTTCACAGAAGAGGCCGCGGACGAGAAGACCGCGCTCACCTGCGCGGCACTGCGGCTGCGCGCGGAGCGCCCGGAGGTCTTCGGTGCCTCGGGGACCTACGCACCACTGGCGGTGCGCGGAGCAGCCGCGGCCCACTGCGTCGCCTATTCCCGTACGGGACAGGTGGTGGTGGCCGTCACCCGGCTGTCGCTGCGGCTGGAGCGGGCGGGCGGCTGGGAGGACACCGAGGTACTGCTGCCGGAGGGGGTGTGGAGCGATCTCCTGACGGCGGGACGGCAGCTGACGGGTGGTCCGGTACGGGCGGCGGACCTCTTCGGACCGGGGCCCGTCGCGCTCCTGGTGCGGGCCGAGCGCTGA
- the glgX gene encoding glycogen debranching protein GlgX — protein sequence MQVWPGQAYPLGATHDGAGTNFAVYSEAARRIELCLLHDDGSESRVELREADAFVRHAYLPGVMPGQRYGFRVHGPYAPDRGHRCNSAKLLLDPYARAMSGSIDWGESVYGYRFDRPDSPNELDSAPHTMASVVVDPSFDWGDDRPPRIDYHRTVMYEAHVKGLTMLHPELPPEVRGTYAGLAHPAVISHLTELGVTTLELMPVHQFIHDHRLVDAGLNNYWGYNTIGFFAPHNAYASRGDRGEQVTEFKEAVRALHRAGIEVILDVVYNHTAEGNELGPTLSFRGLDNASYYRLAEEDRRLYTDTTGTGNSLLMRSPHVLQLIMDSLRYWVTEMHVDGFRFDLAATLARQFHEVDRLSSFFDLVQQDPVVSQVKLIAEPWDLGEGGYQVGNFPPLWTEWNGKYRDCVRDLWRGEPRTLAEFASRLTGSSDLYQNDGRRPLASVNFATCHDGFTLRDLVSYDEKHNESNGESNRDGESHNRSWNCGVEGETDDPRVRELRMRQMRNFIATLMLSQGVPMLSHGDEFGRTQGGNNNAYCQDNEVSWVRWPTPGEMEGDDGGESLLSFTRAMVWLRREHPVFRRRRFFRGGPVDDSQDELTDIAWFNPAGEQMTQRDWQSRHTRALSVFLNGNSVSEPGPRGERIRDDSFLLMFNAGPGEVDFGVPVSHGPLWRIIVDTARARAVSLEELDELAEGEKVAAGERVTLAGRSLVVLRRPA from the coding sequence ATGCAGGTCTGGCCAGGACAGGCGTATCCCCTCGGCGCCACCCACGACGGCGCGGGCACCAACTTCGCGGTGTACTCGGAGGCCGCGAGGCGCATCGAGCTCTGTCTGCTGCACGACGACGGTTCGGAGAGCAGGGTGGAGCTGCGCGAGGCCGACGCCTTCGTGCGACACGCCTATCTACCGGGGGTGATGCCGGGGCAGCGGTACGGCTTCCGGGTGCACGGTCCGTATGCGCCGGATCGGGGGCATCGATGCAACTCGGCCAAGTTGTTGCTGGACCCGTATGCCCGTGCCATGAGCGGAAGCATCGACTGGGGCGAGTCGGTGTACGGCTATCGCTTCGATCGACCGGACTCCCCCAACGAGCTGGACTCCGCCCCGCACACGATGGCCTCCGTCGTGGTCGACCCCTCCTTCGACTGGGGGGACGACCGGCCCCCGCGCATCGACTACCACCGCACCGTGATGTACGAGGCGCACGTCAAGGGCCTGACCATGCTGCACCCGGAGCTGCCGCCGGAGGTGCGCGGCACCTACGCGGGACTGGCCCACCCCGCGGTGATCTCGCATCTGACGGAACTGGGCGTGACGACGCTCGAACTGATGCCGGTGCACCAGTTCATCCACGACCATCGGCTCGTCGACGCGGGTCTGAACAACTACTGGGGCTACAACACGATCGGGTTCTTCGCCCCCCACAATGCGTATGCCTCCCGTGGTGACCGGGGCGAACAGGTCACCGAGTTCAAGGAAGCGGTACGGGCACTGCACCGGGCGGGCATCGAAGTCATCCTCGACGTGGTCTACAACCACACCGCGGAGGGCAATGAGCTCGGCCCGACCCTCTCCTTCCGCGGTCTGGACAACGCCTCCTACTACCGTCTCGCCGAGGAGGACCGCCGGCTGTACACCGATACGACCGGCACCGGGAACTCACTGCTGATGCGCAGCCCCCATGTACTCCAGCTGATCATGGACTCGCTTCGGTACTGGGTGACCGAGATGCACGTGGACGGTTTCCGCTTCGATCTGGCCGCCACCTTGGCGCGGCAGTTCCACGAGGTGGACCGGCTCTCGTCGTTCTTCGACCTCGTCCAGCAGGATCCCGTCGTCAGCCAGGTGAAGTTGATCGCCGAGCCGTGGGACCTGGGCGAGGGCGGCTATCAGGTCGGGAACTTCCCCCCGCTGTGGACCGAGTGGAACGGCAAGTACCGCGACTGCGTGCGCGATCTGTGGCGGGGGGAACCGCGCACGCTCGCGGAGTTCGCCTCCCGGCTGACCGGATCGTCCGACCTCTACCAGAACGACGGTCGACGCCCGCTCGCCTCCGTCAACTTCGCCACCTGCCACGACGGCTTCACCCTGCGCGACCTGGTCTCGTACGACGAGAAGCACAACGAGTCGAACGGCGAGTCGAACCGGGACGGCGAGAGCCACAACCGCTCCTGGAACTGCGGTGTCGAGGGGGAGACCGACGATCCACGGGTGCGGGAGCTGCGGATGCGTCAGATGCGCAACTTCATCGCCACGTTGATGCTGTCGCAGGGGGTGCCCATGCTCAGCCACGGCGATGAGTTCGGCCGCACCCAAGGCGGCAACAACAATGCGTACTGCCAGGACAACGAGGTCTCCTGGGTGCGCTGGCCCACGCCCGGGGAGATGGAGGGGGACGACGGCGGGGAGTCCCTGCTCTCGTTCACCCGGGCGATGGTGTGGCTACGGCGCGAGCACCCCGTCTTCCGGCGCAGACGGTTCTTCCGCGGCGGTCCGGTCGACGACAGCCAGGACGAGCTCACCGACATCGCCTGGTTCAATCCGGCAGGAGAGCAGATGACCCAGCGGGACTGGCAGTCCCGGCACACCCGGGCCCTGTCGGTGTTCCTGAACGGGAACTCCGTCTCCGAACCCGGTCCCCGGGGGGAGCGCATCCGCGATGACTCCTTCCTGTTGATGTTCAACGCCGGCCCCGGGGAGGTGGACTTCGGGGTGCCGGTCAGCCACGGCCCGCTCTGGCGGATCATCGTGGACACCGCACGCGCCCGGGCCGTTTCGCTGGAGGAACTGGATGAACTGGCAGAAGGAGAGAAGGTGGCCGCAGGCGAGCGGGTGACCTTGGCGGGGCGCAGTCTGGTGGTGCTGCGCCGGCCCGCGTAG
- a CDS encoding SAV2148 family HEPN domain-containing protein, translating to MSSGGLELPPGDTGHEGGAPEIPPGAVSLARPLEIGAELEWDAEAWSEVRTRAQRAGRAYIWLNLVEQRLRAVVAGVLRPIYEPVHGSEDWVVAAAGPAGQEWVQRAVAVREVSRRKGYLLDPADDNVLSFLTLPQLRELMLQHWPCFEPYFDERRDVELALDELEVTRNVVSRNRALNEAVLAQAERASARLLDMLGSGIGTRSSDRLPVDAVEDLVGDRYADVVSVHPDRVRLQRQLPAEDLFGGARRVDAVGIGLNLLVQNFSGRRLVRLAESGCRVRLLFLNPASSSVKRRERELGIRKGELSRTVEMNILHMRRVRSRLRDPGAFEIQVFDETPRFTAYLVDGDGPDGVAVVQTYLRKARGMEAPVLVLRGGARSVVRPGAEGEHGLFQTYREEFESIWADSRPVS from the coding sequence GTGAGCTCTGGAGGGCTGGAGCTACCCCCCGGTGACACGGGTCACGAGGGGGGCGCCCCCGAGATCCCGCCCGGTGCGGTCTCGCTCGCCCGGCCCCTGGAGATCGGGGCCGAGCTGGAGTGGGACGCCGAAGCCTGGAGCGAAGTGCGGACCCGCGCCCAGCGGGCGGGGCGGGCCTACATCTGGCTGAATCTGGTGGAACAGCGGCTGCGTGCCGTCGTGGCCGGCGTGCTGCGCCCCATCTACGAGCCGGTGCACGGCAGCGAGGACTGGGTGGTGGCCGCGGCAGGTCCCGCCGGACAGGAATGGGTGCAGCGGGCCGTCGCGGTGCGCGAGGTCTCCCGCCGAAAGGGCTATCTGCTCGACCCAGCCGACGACAACGTCCTCTCCTTTCTGACCCTGCCCCAGCTACGGGAACTGATGCTCCAACACTGGCCGTGCTTCGAGCCGTACTTCGACGAGCGGCGCGATGTGGAATTGGCGCTGGACGAGCTGGAAGTCACGCGCAACGTCGTATCCCGCAACCGTGCCCTCAACGAAGCCGTCCTGGCCCAGGCCGAACGGGCGTCCGCCCGGCTGCTGGACATGCTCGGGAGCGGGATCGGCACCCGCTCGTCGGACCGGCTGCCCGTGGACGCGGTCGAGGACCTCGTTGGAGACCGCTACGCCGATGTGGTCTCCGTGCACCCGGACCGGGTGCGGCTCCAGCGGCAACTGCCGGCCGAGGACCTGTTCGGAGGCGCACGGCGGGTGGACGCCGTCGGGATCGGCCTCAACCTCCTCGTGCAGAACTTCTCCGGCCGCCGACTGGTCCGGCTCGCCGAGTCGGGCTGCCGGGTACGACTGCTCTTCCTCAACCCGGCCAGCAGCTCGGTCAAGCGGCGCGAACGAGAGCTGGGCATCAGGAAGGGCGAGCTGAGCCGCACGGTGGAGATGAACATCCTCCATATGCGGCGGGTGCGCTCCCGGCTGCGCGACCCCGGTGCGTTCGAGATCCAGGTTTTCGACGAGACCCCCCGCTTCACCGCCTATCTGGTGGACGGGGACGGGCCCGACGGAGTGGCCGTGGTGCAGACGTATCTGCGCAAGGCGCGCGGCATGGAGGCGCCCGTCCTGGTGCTGCGCGGCGGGGCCCGCAGCGTGGTGCGACCGGGGGCCGAGGGAGAGCACGGGTTGTTCCAGACCTACCGCGAGGAGTTCGAGTCCATCTGGGCCGACTCGCGGCCGGTCTCCTGA
- a CDS encoding 3'-5' exonuclease, which produces MAWHAKPLVGFDLETTGTDPLQARIVTAAVVQVGERDPLELRFWLADPGVRIPEQASAIHGISSERAAAEGRPAREVADEIASALCAHWERDVPVVAYNAAFDLTLLSAELQRHGLPSLSERLQGRSIGPVIDPYTIDRAVDRYRKGKRTLEAVSAEYGTPLDDAHDAISDAVAAVRVARALAKRHAQVAALDPAELHQRQIGWYAQWAQDFEAFLRSKGTADASVDGAWPLRDLAPAIT; this is translated from the coding sequence ATGGCTTGGCATGCAAAACCGCTGGTCGGCTTCGACCTGGAGACGACGGGGACCGATCCGCTGCAAGCGAGGATCGTGACCGCGGCCGTCGTCCAGGTGGGAGAGCGCGATCCGCTGGAGCTGCGCTTCTGGCTTGCGGACCCGGGGGTCCGCATCCCCGAGCAGGCATCGGCGATCCATGGGATCAGCAGCGAACGGGCAGCGGCGGAAGGCCGCCCTGCGCGCGAAGTGGCGGACGAGATAGCGAGCGCGCTGTGCGCGCACTGGGAGCGCGATGTCCCGGTCGTCGCCTACAACGCCGCCTTCGATCTCACCCTGCTCTCGGCCGAGTTGCAGCGGCACGGACTGCCCTCCCTGAGCGAGCGTCTTCAGGGTCGGTCCATCGGCCCGGTGATAGACCCGTACACGATCGATCGTGCCGTGGACCGGTACCGCAAGGGCAAGCGGACTCTTGAGGCCGTCTCCGCCGAGTACGGCACACCGCTTGACGACGCCCACGACGCGATATCGGACGCCGTCGCCGCCGTACGGGTGGCCAGGGCGCTGGCGAAGCGTCACGCCCAGGTGGCGGCGCTCGATCCTGCGGAGCTCCATCAGCGTCAGATCGGCTGGTACGCGCAGTGGGCGCAGGACTTCGAGGCGTTCTTGCGCAGCAAGGGCACGGCTGATGCCTCCGTCGACGGCGCATGGCCGTTGCGGGACCTTGCGCCGGCGATCACATGA
- a CDS encoding limonene-1,2-epoxide hydrolase family protein, with the protein MSSGEQVVEAFFAALTRMDADELAGCFAPDGVYHSIPLEPVVGREAIRDHFAAFLGRFSSLGVTVHRQVAGPSGELVFNERVDSVRLRTGRSVDIPVVGVFEMHDGQITAWRDYFDLGAVQGD; encoded by the coding sequence ATGAGTAGTGGAGAACAGGTGGTCGAGGCGTTCTTCGCGGCCTTGACCCGGATGGACGCGGACGAGCTCGCGGGATGCTTCGCACCGGACGGCGTGTACCACAGCATCCCGTTGGAACCGGTCGTCGGGCGGGAGGCGATCCGCGACCACTTCGCCGCATTCCTGGGCCGCTTCAGCTCGCTGGGCGTCACCGTGCACCGCCAGGTCGCGGGACCGTCGGGGGAGCTCGTGTTCAACGAGCGCGTCGACTCGGTCCGGCTGCGTACGGGAAGGTCCGTCGACATCCCCGTGGTGGGGGTCTTCGAGATGCACGACGGTCAGATCACCGCATGGCGGGACTACTTCGACCTTGGCGCAGTCCAGGGCGACTGA